One window of Gemmatimonadaceae bacterium genomic DNA carries:
- a CDS encoding plastocyanin/azurin family copper-binding protein produces the protein MRSLSIAIGAMFLLGDASCGSGSSGNTGPGGSRTNGSGTGNDVTVSDNYFSPAATTVAVGAVTWTWAGSSSHNVTFDDGIASPTQATGTYSRHFSAAGTYSYHCTIHGAAMSGTVTVK, from the coding sequence GTGCGTTCTTTGTCGATTGCCATTGGCGCGATGTTTTTGTTGGGCGACGCGAGCTGCGGAAGCGGTAGCTCAGGAAACACCGGCCCCGGCGGCTCGCGCACAAACGGGTCTGGCACGGGCAACGATGTGACGGTCAGCGATAATTATTTCTCCCCGGCCGCAACGACCGTCGCCGTCGGCGCAGTCACGTGGACGTGGGCCGGGAGCAGCAGCCACAACGTCACCTTCGATGACGGGATCGCCTCGCCGACGCAAGCGACGGGAACGTACTCGAGGCACTTCAGCGCTGCGGGGACCTATTCGTACCACTGCACCATCCACGGGGCAGCGATGAGCGGTACAGTCACGGTGAAGTGA